A part of Terriglobus roseus genomic DNA contains:
- a CDS encoding beta-propeller fold lactonase family protein, which translates to MRSSHSLLLSAGLLMVLTGCKSAPKTETTSGPAPLTMDTAKGPRIYATDEVSGELTVIDATTMTRLEQLKIGTRPRGIHASLDGKTLYIALSGTPIAGPGVDESTLPPSDHSKDGIGVFDVAQNKLVKIIPGGSDPENFDLSKDGKKIYVSNEDESAVSIIDIDSGKVEATMKMGAQPEGVKTSPDGTFVYVTSEETGTISVLDPVKKKITATFKVGHRPRNVAFTPDGKTAYINAENDASVVVVDVASHKMVKTIEMGTPGQVKPMFVLLSPDASKLYVSTGRGGKVAAIDTATNTVAGDVAVGKRPWGIALSPDGKTLYTANGPSNDVSAVDLATLTVKAKAPSGGSPWGLVVLP; encoded by the coding sequence ATGCGCTCTTCGCATTCCCTTCTTCTCTCGGCGGGCCTACTCATGGTTCTGACCGGTTGCAAATCTGCCCCGAAGACCGAGACGACCTCTGGTCCGGCTCCGCTGACCATGGATACCGCGAAGGGGCCGCGTATCTATGCGACCGATGAAGTTTCCGGCGAACTGACCGTGATCGACGCCACGACGATGACGCGGTTGGAACAGTTGAAGATCGGCACGCGTCCGCGTGGTATCCACGCAAGTCTTGACGGAAAGACCCTCTACATCGCTTTGAGCGGAACGCCCATTGCTGGTCCTGGGGTAGATGAGAGCACTCTACCTCCCAGCGACCACTCTAAGGACGGTATTGGTGTTTTTGATGTGGCGCAGAACAAGCTGGTGAAGATCATCCCCGGCGGCAGCGATCCGGAAAACTTTGATCTGAGCAAGGATGGCAAGAAGATTTACGTCTCCAACGAAGACGAATCGGCTGTTTCCATCATCGATATTGATTCGGGCAAGGTGGAAGCCACGATGAAGATGGGTGCGCAGCCGGAAGGCGTGAAGACTTCGCCGGACGGTACGTTCGTCTACGTCACCAGCGAAGAGACAGGCACTATCTCCGTGCTGGACCCGGTGAAGAAGAAGATCACGGCCACCTTTAAGGTGGGCCACCGTCCGCGCAATGTAGCTTTCACTCCCGATGGCAAGACGGCGTACATCAATGCTGAAAACGACGCCTCGGTGGTGGTGGTAGACGTTGCCTCGCACAAGATGGTGAAGACGATTGAGATGGGAACGCCCGGGCAGGTGAAGCCCATGTTTGTGCTGCTTTCTCCGGATGCTTCCAAGCTTTACGTTTCCACAGGCCGCGGTGGCAAAGTTGCCGCTATCGACACGGCCACCAACACCGTCGCCGGAGACGTGGCGGTGGGCAAGCGTCCGTGGGGCATTGCGCTTTCGCCCGATGGCAAGACGCTATATACCGCCAATGGCCCATCCAACGACGTGAGCGCTGTTGATTTGGCAACGCTTACGGTTAAAGCCAAGGCTCCTTCCGGCGGTAGCCCGTGGGGACTGGTGGTTCTGCCGTAA
- a CDS encoding YncE family protein, whose translation MAIPARDSKHVRPQRYSADRLHRRLSVAAIVAGFLVAGMTVEAQDTPKSALLVISKREHALAIVDPSNLKVIAKVPVGDDPHEVTASSDGHTAYVSNYGSGAFHSLAVIDLVRHQPEKAIDLGALTGPHGLTFVDGKVWFTAEGAKVMGRYDPVAGKVDLVVGTGQNRTHMISVTPGGDHIITTNVSSGTVSLIDKESVRMPGPPPGMTPPPGAPRPPQGGPGGRTDWNQTVVRVGNGSEGFDLSPDGREVWVANAQDGTISIIDRQNKSVVQTLQVNVAGANRLKFTPDGRRVLVSTLSGSDLTILDAHTRKVEKRIPIGHGAAGIVMQPDGTRAFVACSPDNYVAVIDLNQLTMTGKFVVGDEPDGMTWAARP comes from the coding sequence ATGGCGATTCCTGCAAGAGACTCAAAACACGTTCGTCCCCAGCGTTACAGTGCCGACCGCTTGCACAGAAGACTGTCAGTAGCCGCCATCGTCGCAGGTTTCCTCGTAGCTGGCATGACAGTTGAGGCACAGGACACCCCCAAATCCGCCCTGCTTGTCATCTCCAAACGCGAACATGCTCTGGCCATCGTAGATCCCAGCAATCTCAAGGTGATCGCAAAGGTGCCTGTCGGCGATGACCCACATGAAGTCACCGCCTCATCCGACGGCCACACAGCCTATGTATCCAACTACGGCTCGGGAGCGTTTCACTCTTTAGCGGTGATCGATCTCGTGCGTCACCAACCGGAAAAGGCCATCGATCTGGGAGCACTAACGGGGCCGCACGGACTCACGTTTGTCGACGGCAAAGTATGGTTCACCGCTGAAGGCGCAAAGGTGATGGGCCGATACGACCCCGTGGCAGGCAAAGTCGATCTCGTCGTGGGTACCGGACAAAACCGCACGCACATGATTTCAGTCACGCCGGGCGGCGATCACATCATCACCACGAATGTCAGTTCTGGCACCGTCAGCCTCATCGACAAAGAGTCCGTCCGCATGCCCGGACCTCCGCCGGGAATGACACCTCCCCCGGGTGCACCGCGACCTCCGCAGGGTGGACCGGGCGGGCGCACAGATTGGAATCAGACCGTAGTGCGCGTAGGCAATGGCTCCGAAGGCTTCGACCTTTCACCTGATGGGCGTGAGGTCTGGGTTGCGAATGCGCAGGACGGCACCATCTCCATCATTGATCGCCAGAACAAAAGTGTGGTGCAAACCCTGCAGGTCAACGTTGCGGGAGCGAACCGACTGAAGTTCACACCAGACGGGCGTCGCGTTCTTGTTTCAACTCTGAGCGGCTCCGACCTAACCATTCTCGATGCACATACCCGCAAAGTAGAAAAGCGGATTCCCATTGGCCACGGCGCAGCAGGCATCGTGATGCAGCCAGACGGCACACGCGCATTCGTCGCCTGCTCACCAGATAACTACGTCGCCGTCATCGATCTGAATCAGCTAACGATGACAGGAAAGTTTGTCGTAGGCGACGAACCAGACGGCATGACATGGGCAGCCCGTCCTTAG